A stretch of Lepidochelys kempii isolate rLepKem1 chromosome 14, rLepKem1.hap2, whole genome shotgun sequence DNA encodes these proteins:
- the LOC140897665 gene encoding E3 ubiquitin-protein ligase TRIM39-like codes for MSEEISRLSNLISDLEGKCQKPASEFLRDVRSTLSRCEKGKFLQPVEISPELEKRLSDFSQRNIALMEILWKFKDILSSELETIRGKSLGSHRPGPTIWSQDGTQRQGSGWCGAQACTDVLGDWYRGGPAGCPSANTVNVILDPDTAHPRLILSEDQKSVKWGDTRQHLPNNPERFDSWACMLGSEGFTSGIYCWDVEVGDRGFWAVGVAKESVRRKGEVSFNPEVGIWAVQ; via the exons ATGTCTGAGGAGATTTCCCGTCTCAGCAACTTGATCAGTGATCTGGAGGGGAAGTGTCAGAAGCCAGCAAGTGAATTCCTGCGG GATGTCAGAAGCACCTTGAGCAG GTGCGAGAAGGGGAAGTTCCTCCAGCCAGTGGAGATTTCTCCTGAGCTGGAAAAGAGACTCAGTGATTTCTCCCAGCGAAATATTGCTCTAATGGAGATTCTGTGGAAGTTCAAAG ACATTCTGTCATCTGAACTGGAGACAATAAGAGGGAAATCCTTAGGATCACACAGACCAG GTCCCACCATTTGGAGTCAGGATGGAACACAAAGGCAAGGAAGTGGATggtgtggagcacaagcatgtACAGATGTTCTCGGGGACTGGTACAGAGGTGGACCAGCTGGATGTCCTTCAGCCAATACAG TGAATGTGAttctggatccagacacggctcATCCCCGACTCATCCTGTCTGAGGATCAGAAAAGTGTGAAATGGGGAGACACCAGGCAACATCTGCCAAACAATCCAGAGAGATTTGACTCCTGGGCCTGTATGCTGGGCTCTGAGGGATTCACTTCAGGGATATATTGCTGGGATGTGGAGGTGGGGGACAGAGGATTCTGGGCTGTGGGAGTGGCAAAAGAGTctgtgaggaggaagggagaagtcAGCTTTAACCCTGAAGTGGGGATCTGGGCTGTGCAGTAG